The following coding sequences lie in one Peromyscus maniculatus bairdii isolate BWxNUB_F1_BW_parent chromosome 3, HU_Pman_BW_mat_3.1, whole genome shotgun sequence genomic window:
- the LOC121828199 gene encoding sperm motility kinase-like produces the protein MEQAGEAHCSAEEAFTDDYKMMMTLAQGHFSEVKLAFHVPTVSCVVVKILRNKKKYASFINSEVSIMKSLAHANIVQLFHVVETRETTYLVMEHASEGDLLHHILELGSLEESEAQRLFIQILHAVQYCHNNSIAHRDIKAGNILLDCKGNAKLADFGLSAKVMPEQKFRGFCGTLFYCAPELFGEEAYDGLATDVWSLGVLLFLMVTGHFPFRARSVERVKEHILAANFKVPPHVSMDIYNVIVKLLIINPGRRPTIGQIMRFPIVRSSEARSPPTSTQALPGTPSPSIVKAMTVMGYKSEEIVESLRDQKYNQVMATYLILQHQSPGGDCYHHQKKPVRAMRSGLDLNLADLHTFPVSLWRATEPAPPTFTLPSKTKEREEKNARQGGTRQSMPAALCCQPKRMHHPYLTHLFYSATDSFTSSSLESIEYFTHSDFGSFGCHLASVQPPLFLDTSSPRPHQSETPGDTDNNLSSCSPQEELWSSQEAPQYFTPTGSSPWDTLQEETMTQDEAITHELTMTEDEAMTHEGTMTQDEVITHDATLIQDEVITQDTTLSQEGTTLTQDEVITQQTTLTQQRTMTKEGKMTQNEAITHDASMIQEKTMNHDGTMVKNETISQEATIMQVEAIIQDATISPEATMTQVENLIQEEAITLDMAITQEVAITHGQPQDAGPASSRTRRRHSWKGVKKTIMNCFRNLCCCCLPPAERGRASSKNLAPKGRDHGVTPRTSAEEVKPQLHGL, from the exons ATGGAGCAGGCCGGGGAGGCCCACTGCTCTGCTGAGGAGGCCTTCACCGATGACTATAAGATGATGATGACCCTGGCCCAAGGACATTTTTCAGAGGTCAAATTGGCCTTTCACGTGCCCACAGTATCCTGTGTGGTTGTAAAAATTCTTAGAAACAAGAAGAAGTATGCCTCATTTATCAACAGTGAAGTCAGCATCATGAAATCCCTTGCCCATGCCAACATCGTTCAATTGTTTCATGTGGTCGAGACCAGAGAGACCACCTACCTGGTGATGGAGCATGCATCAGAGGGAGACCTGCTGCATCATATACTGGAACTGGGGTCCTTAGAGGAGAGCGAGGCTCAAAGGTTGTTTATCCAGATATTGCATGCAGTGCAGTACTGTCACAATAACTCGATTGCTCACAGAGACATTAAGGCAGGGAACATCCTCCTGGACTGCAAGGGTAATGCCAAGCTTGCCGATTTTGGCCTTTCGGCCAAGGTCATGCCTGAGCAGAAGTTTAGGGGTTTCTGTGGAACTTTATTTTACTGTGCCCCAGAACTGTTTGGAGAGGAGGCCTATGATGGCCTTGCCACTGATGTGTGGAGTTTAGGCGTGCTCCTCTTCCTCATGGTCACCGGGcactttcccttcagagctaggTCTGTTGAGCGGGTGAAAGAGCACATCCTTGCCGCAAACTTCAAGGTGCCTCCACATGTTTCCATGGACATTTACAATGTCATCGTCAAACTGCTGATCATCAACCCTGGCCGGAGGCCCACCATAGGCCAAATCATGAGGTTCCCCATAGTCAGGAGCAGTGAGGCTCGGTCACCACCTACTTCCACCCAGGCTCTCCCAGGCACCCCCAGCCCTAGCATTGTCAAAGCCATGACAGTCATGGGGTATAAATCTGAAGAAATCGTTGAGTCTCTGAGAGACCAGAAATACAACCAGGTGATGGCCACTTACCTAATTCTACAGCACCAGTCACCTGGGGGAGACTGCTACCATCACCAAAAGAAACCCGTGAGAGCCATGCGGTCAGGCCTTGACCTCAACCTGGCAGATCTTCACACTTTCCCTGTGTCCTTATGGAGAGCTACCGAGCCTGCTCCCCCCACCTTCACCTTGCCATCTAAgaccaaggagagagaagagaagaatgccaggcagggtggcacaagGCAGAGCATGCCTGCCGCCCTGTGCTGCCAGCCAAAGAGGATGCACCATCCCTATCTAACCCACCTGTTCTATTCTGCGACTGATTCCTTCACAAGCAGCAGCCTGGAAAGCATTGAGTATTTCACACATTCGGACTTCGGGTCATTCGGTTGTCACTTGGCCAGTGTCCAGCCACCTCTCTTTCTGGACACCTCCTCTCCTAGGCCACACCAGAGTGAGACTCCAGGTGACACAGACAACAACTTGTCCTCCTGCAGTCCACAGGAGGAACTCTGGAGCTCCCAGGAGGCACCTCAGTATTTcacccccacaggctcctccccTTGGGATACATTGCAGGAAGAGACTATGACCCAGGATGAGGCCATAACTCATGAACTGACCATGACAGAGGATGAAGCTATGACCCATGAAGGGACAATGACCCAGGATGAGGTCATCACCCATGATGCAACATTAATTCAGGATGAGGTTATCACCCAGGATACCACCTTGTCCCAGGAAGGGACAACCTTGACCCAAGATGAGGTCATCACTCAGCAAACCACCTTGACCCAACAAAGGACCATGACCAAGGAAGGGAAGATGACCCAGAATGAGGCCATAACTCATGATGCAAGCATGATCCAGGAAAAGACCATGAACCATGATGGGACCATGGTAAAGAATGAAACCATATCACAGGAAGCGACCATCATGCAAGTAGAGGCCATCATTCAGGATGCAACCATCTCCCCAGAAGCCACCATGACCCAGGTTGAGAACCTCATTCAGGAAGAGGCTATCACTCTGGATATGGCCATCACCCAGGAAGTGGCCATCACCCATGGCCAGCCCCAGGATGCAGGCCCAGCTTCATCCCGAACCCGGAGGCGTCACAGCTGGAAGGGGGTCAAGAAAACAATTATGAACTGCTTCAGAAACCTCTGTTGCTGCTGCCTGCCACCTGCAGAGAGAGGCCGAGCCTCCAGCAAGAACCTGGCTCCAAAGGGAAGGGATCATGGAGTCACCCCCAGAACCAG TGCTGAAGAGGTCAAGCCCCAGCTCCATGGCTTGTGA